A stretch of Acropora muricata isolate sample 2 chromosome 7, ASM3666990v1, whole genome shotgun sequence DNA encodes these proteins:
- the LOC136922503 gene encoding uncharacterized protein, whose protein sequence is MDDTSDEQRCGSKRYYFRRATRESRSRLTLMAAYDEEETCSDCFSDSSRLRRYPHLRSARDCATVRERNRMHKLNRAFEELRKVIPKGSNHGEEKLSKIATLRLAIHYISVLSNILEQNSSEEKDADDCLEPTSKRQRLSDDEQETASNSSGNEFGSDCSPEGIFFNESFWCGALEEFVVTNWDEQILNDALEAYTIT, encoded by the exons ATGGACGACACTTCGGATGAACAACGATGCGGTTCCAAAAGATATTATTTTCGACGGGCCACACGTGAATCGCGCAGCAGACTTACCTTGATGGCAGCCTATGACGAGGAGGAAACATGCAGCGATTGTTTTAGCGACTCCTCGCGGCTGCGAAGGTACCCCCATCTAAGGTCAGCCAGAGATTGTGCCACAGTCAGGGAAAGGAATCGTATGCACAAATTAAACAGAGCCTTTGAGGAGTTAAGAAAAGTCATTCCCAAAGGCAGCAACCATGGGGAGGAAAAACTGTCGAAAATCGCAACATTGAGACTAGCGATACATTACATTTCAGTGCTATCTAACATTTTAGAACAGAATTCCTCGGAAGAAAAAGATGCAGACGATTGTCTCGAACCAACGAGCAAAAGGCAGCGACTGAGCGACGATGAGCAAGAGACGGCTTCTAACTCTAGCGGTAATGAGTTTGGCTCAGACTGTTCACCGGAAGGGATATTCTTCAATGAAA GTTTTTGGTGCGGTGCACTTGAAGAATTTGTGGTCACAAACTGGGATGAACAGATTCTAAATGACGCCCTCGAAGCTTACACAATCACGTAG
- the LOC136923302 gene encoding transcription factor Atoh8-like, whose protein sequence is MRFRELSMCEIDDKIGAWTSMSVEYERAEAPITEDKVCSLATQDNADENTGNVKKKSRSQGAKKPRTKLKKAVSWRQSNRSRRLIANARERSRIHIMSEAFEGLRRAVPSYSSDQKLSKLAILRLATSYISALSYLAENDTSSKSLKHFADSVDQCTQALQTEGRAKRTKDDSE, encoded by the coding sequence ATGCGTTTTCGCGAGCTTTCCATGTGCGAAATTGATGATAAAATCGGTGCTTGGACAAGTATGAGTGTTGAGTATGAACGAGCAGAAGCTCCGATCACGGAGGATAAGGTGTGCTCATTAGCGACACAAGACAACGCCGATGAAAACACAGGAAATGTAAAAAAGAAGAGTCGAAGCCAAGGTGCTAAGAAACCGCGTACAAAGCTGAAGAAAGCAGTGTCTTGGAGGCAGTCTAACAGATCAAGACGTTTGATCGCAAATGCACGTGAACGATCACGAATTCACATAATGAGCGAAGCTTTTGAAGGTTTAAGAAGAGCAGTTCCAAGTTACTCCAGCGATCAAAAGCTCTCCAAGCTTGCAATTCTCAGACTAGCAACTAGCTACATCTCGGCATTGTCTTATTTAGCGGAGAATGATACCTCAAGTAAATCACTGAAGCATTTTGCTGACAGCGTGGATCAATGTACGCAGGCGCTTCAAACAGAAGGACGGGCGAAGAGAACAAAAGATGATAGTGAGTAA